One window from the genome of Cryptomeria japonica chromosome 6, Sugi_1.0, whole genome shotgun sequence encodes:
- the LOC131048193 gene encoding tetraspanin-8: protein MPRQMSNNLVGFLNFVILLLSIPILASGIWLANRHGTDCEKFLQGPIIIIGLLIMAVSLAGFIGACFRVSWLLWIYLFFMFLLIILLFCFIVFAFVVTDKGAGKMASGKGYKEYRLEDYSHWLQKRLQNADNWRKIKICVRDAKVCKSTSRDDVNLPATEFDHINLSPVQSGCCKPPSSCGYVYRNATYWDGVPLPVNGTSDGDCFTWSNAQDELCYNCNSCKAGVLASVKQDWRKVAAINIVLLIFLIAVYSVGCCAFRNNGSSRYYSKA, encoded by the exons ATGCCGCGGCAGATGAGCAACAACTTGGTGGGATTCCTGAATTTCGTGATCCTCTTGCTGTCGATACCGATTCTGGCCTCGGGCATATGGCTGGCGAACAGGCATGGGACCGACTGCGAAAAGTTTCTGCAAGGCCCCATCATAATCATCGGACTCCTCATAATGGCGGTTTCACTGGCGGGTTTCATAGGGGCCTGCTTTAGGGTTTCATGGCTGCTGTGGATCTACTTGTTCTTCATGTTCCTTCTCATAATCCTGCtcttttgcttcattgttttcgcTTTTGTGGTCACCGATAAAGGGGCCGGGAAAATGGCCTCAGGAAAAGGCTACAAGGAGTACCGATTGGAGGACTACTCCCACTGGTTGCAGAAAAGGCTGCAAAATGCGGACAACTGGAGAAAAATAAAGATTTGTGTACGCGACGCCAAGGTCTGTAAATCCACCAGCCGTGATGATGTAAACCTTCCGGCAACTGAGTTTGATCACATAAATTTGTCTCCGGTTCAG TCCGGCTGTTGCAAACCACCAAGCTCTTGCGGGTACGTTTACAGGAACGCGACATACTGGGATGGGGTTCCGCTGCCTGTGAATGGGACATCTGATGGGGACTGTTTTACCTGGAGTAATGCACAGGATGAGCTCTGCTACAACTGTAATTCGTGCAAGGCTGGGGTTTTGGCGAGCGTGAAGCAGGACTGGCGTAAGGTGGCTGCAATCAATATTGTTCTGTTGATATTTCTGATTGCTGTGTACTCTGTGGGCTGCTGCGCTTTCAGGAATAATGGGAGCTCCCGGTATTATTCTAAGGCTTAG